Proteins found in one Nostoc sp. NIES-3756 genomic segment:
- a CDS encoding DUF1634 domain-containing protein, with protein sequence MYEYNSGIYQNSTLQPDSEAVVISVSPKEPNDINIAEPEVTKNCELGANKNFVKTSTEQQLEYLLSNLLKYGVLLASAVVLFGGILYLIHHGSEPTDYHIFHGTASEFRSPAGVIGAVLSGSRRGIIQLGLLLLIAVPILRVIISLLTFLLKREFIYVLITSLVLASLTYSLIGAYY encoded by the coding sequence ATGTATGAATATAATTCTGGTATTTACCAGAACTCAACACTACAGCCAGACAGTGAAGCTGTTGTTATCTCTGTGTCGCCGAAAGAACCAAATGATATCAACATAGCAGAACCAGAAGTCACCAAAAATTGCGAACTTGGTGCTAACAAAAACTTTGTCAAAACATCAACCGAGCAGCAATTAGAATATCTACTCAGCAACCTCTTAAAATATGGAGTTTTGCTAGCTAGTGCAGTTGTGTTATTTGGTGGGATACTCTACCTAATTCATCATGGGAGTGAGCCTACTGACTATCACATTTTTCATGGCACAGCATCGGAATTTCGTTCACCAGCAGGTGTTATAGGTGCAGTTTTATCAGGTAGCCGCCGTGGCATTATCCAACTAGGACTTTTATTATTAATTGCTGTACCCATTTTACGGGTAATTATATCTTTATTAACTTTTCTATTAAAGCGCGAATTTATTTATGTCCTCATTACCTCATTAGTCTTAGCAAGCCTAACCTATAGCCTGATAGGTGCTTACTATTAG
- the rfbA gene encoding glucose-1-phosphate thymidylyltransferase RfbA, with translation MKGIILAGGAGTRLYPITNVVGKQLMPIYDKPMIYYPLSVLMLAGIREILIISTPHDLPLLEQLLKDGSQWGLKFSYIAQPQPEGVAQAFILGKEFIGNEPVCLILGDNIFYGNGLIEVLLRSATLDKGCLVFGYQVKDPRPYGVIEFDVNGKVITIEEKPQFPKSKYVIPGIYFYDSQVVEIASHLQPSARNELEITDVNLAYLQQGQLHVEILGRGYAWLDAGTHESLHQASNFIQTLEERQGLKIACIEEIAYNNGYIDSAQLQELIIPMAKSSYGQYLMSILEDDYFSGRKFTPDKLLHSGGFLWPKINSPRD, from the coding sequence ATGAAAGGTATTATTTTAGCTGGTGGTGCTGGCACACGTCTTTATCCAATAACTAATGTTGTTGGTAAACAACTCATGCCCATTTATGACAAGCCGATGATTTATTATCCCTTGTCTGTATTAATGTTAGCTGGAATTAGAGAAATTCTCATTATTTCTACACCTCATGATTTACCTTTACTAGAACAACTTTTAAAAGATGGTAGTCAATGGGGTCTAAAGTTTAGTTATATTGCTCAACCACAACCAGAGGGTGTAGCTCAAGCTTTCATTTTAGGTAAAGAGTTTATTGGTAACGAGCCAGTATGCTTAATTTTGGGTGATAACATTTTTTATGGTAATGGCTTAATAGAAGTATTATTGCGTTCTGCAACTTTAGATAAAGGGTGTCTAGTATTTGGTTATCAGGTAAAAGATCCCCGACCCTATGGAGTGATAGAATTTGATGTTAATGGTAAAGTAATCACTATAGAGGAAAAGCCTCAGTTTCCTAAATCTAAATATGTTATTCCTGGGATTTATTTTTATGACTCTCAGGTAGTAGAAATTGCCTCTCATCTACAACCATCTGCACGTAATGAGTTAGAAATTACTGATGTGAATTTAGCTTATTTACAGCAAGGTCAACTGCACGTAGAGATTTTAGGTAGAGGTTATGCTTGGCTAGATGCAGGTACTCATGAATCTCTGCATCAAGCAAGTAATTTTATCCAAACTTTGGAAGAAAGGCAAGGATTAAAAATAGCTTGTATTGAAGAAATTGCCTATAATAACGGTTATATTGACTCAGCGCAGTTACAGGAATTAATTATTCCAATGGCTAAAAGTAGCTACGGACAATATCTAATGTCAATTTTAGAAGATGACTATTTTAGTGGAAGAAAATTTACTCCTGATAAATTACTCCACAGTGGTGGTTTTCTGTGGCCAAAGATAAATTCCCCCAGAGATTAA
- the pgsA gene encoding CDP-diacylglycerol--glycerol-3-phosphate 3-phosphatidyltransferase: MTLPNWITFSRLLGVPFLLYGLYDSTPQARWVCLAIFLVAALTDWLDGYLARKLNQISDLGKFLDPLVDKFLVLAPLLVLVELGKIPAWGVFLILARELAIAGWRVNQTQITGANIWGKLKTVSQIVAIALLIAPLSSEWQIPSLIAFWVSVALTLISGGIYLWPQKTTTVE, encoded by the coding sequence ATGACTTTACCAAACTGGATTACCTTTTCTCGTCTTCTTGGTGTACCATTTCTGCTATATGGCTTATACGACTCTACACCGCAGGCTAGATGGGTGTGTTTGGCGATTTTTCTAGTTGCTGCATTAACTGATTGGTTAGATGGTTATTTAGCAAGAAAGCTGAACCAGATTAGTGATTTAGGCAAATTTCTTGACCCATTAGTAGATAAATTTTTAGTATTAGCGCCGTTGTTGGTTTTGGTGGAATTGGGGAAAATTCCAGCTTGGGGAGTGTTTTTAATTTTAGCCCGGGAATTGGCGATCGCAGGTTGGCGAGTGAACCAAACGCAGATTACCGGGGCGAATATTTGGGGTAAGCTGAAAACCGTGAGTCAGATAGTAGCGATCGCACTATTAATTGCACCGTTATCATCAGAGTGGCAAATCCCATCATTGATTGCCTTTTGGGTGTCTGTCGCCTTAACTTTAATCTCTGGGGGAATTTATCTTTGGCCACAGAAAACCACCACTGTGGAGTAA
- a CDS encoding prohibitin family protein gives MNKNKTLNNAGKLTALLCLITIFLTPFVIVNAGERGVLMEFGEVQEQILEEGLHMIIPVVNTVEKLSVRVQKQQISAEASSKDLQDVFTDVALNWHIIPQEVNLIFQQIGDLPNIVERIINPAVEEILKAVIAQYTAEEIITKRGEVKSNVDAAISTRLGSYHIAVDDISLVHVHFSERFGEAVEAKQIAEQEAKRAEFIALKAAKEAEAKVNIARGEAEAYALLRDGLTPELLQKQAIEKWNGSLPLIIGKESPKVWDFSEFVKGYKK, from the coding sequence ATGAATAAAAATAAAACTTTAAATAATGCTGGTAAACTTACTGCACTTTTATGTTTAATAACTATATTTCTTACACCTTTTGTCATTGTTAATGCAGGAGAACGCGGTGTATTAATGGAATTTGGCGAAGTTCAGGAGCAAATACTTGAAGAAGGTCTGCACATGATTATTCCTGTAGTGAATACAGTAGAAAAATTAAGTGTGCGAGTACAAAAGCAACAAATATCTGCGGAAGCATCTTCTAAAGATTTACAAGATGTATTTACTGATGTAGCTCTTAACTGGCATATTATCCCCCAAGAAGTAAATTTAATTTTTCAACAAATTGGAGATTTACCAAATATAGTTGAGCGAATTATTAATCCAGCCGTGGAAGAAATTCTCAAAGCTGTAATCGCTCAATACACAGCAGAAGAAATTATCACCAAAAGAGGAGAAGTAAAATCAAATGTAGATGCAGCAATATCTACAAGACTTGGTAGTTATCATATTGCTGTGGATGATATTTCTCTAGTTCATGTACATTTTTCTGAAAGATTTGGGGAAGCGGTGGAAGCAAAACAGATTGCGGAACAAGAAGCAAAACGCGCTGAATTTATTGCCTTGAAGGCAGCAAAAGAAGCTGAGGCTAAGGTGAATATTGCTAGGGGTGAGGCTGAGGCTTATGCCTTGCTACGTGATGGTTTAACACCGGAACTGCTGCAAAAACAAGCAATAGAAAAGTGGAATGGCAGTTTACCGTTAATTATTGGCAAAGAAAGTCCAAAGGTTTGGGACTTTAGTGAATTTGTGAAAGGTTATAAAAAGTAG
- a CDS encoding sulfite exporter TauE/SafE family protein, giving the protein MNILEFSLLVWLGSFSAGFVGALTGLGGGVVIVPLLTSIFGVDIRYAVGASLVSVIATSLGAASTYIKKGYANLRLGMFLEVATTIGAIAGAIIATFVSVKALTIVLAIVLIYSAYLSQRPRHEQIEDDIADPVANYLQLNSTYPTPDGLMPYQVHAVPAGFSVMLIAGVLSGLLGIGSGGFKVLAMDQAMRLPFKVSTTTSNFMIGVTAAASAGVYLARGYIDPGLSMPVMLGVLPGAFLGARVLIGAKTQILRIIFSLVLVVMALKMVYNSLIGGL; this is encoded by the coding sequence TTGAATATATTAGAATTTTCTCTACTAGTGTGGCTTGGCTCATTTAGCGCTGGTTTTGTGGGTGCGCTAACTGGGTTAGGGGGTGGAGTTGTCATTGTCCCTTTATTAACTTCTATCTTTGGTGTTGATATTAGATATGCTGTTGGCGCTTCTTTGGTATCTGTAATTGCCACTTCTTTAGGTGCAGCATCTACATATATTAAGAAAGGCTATGCAAATCTGCGATTGGGAATGTTTTTAGAGGTTGCCACAACAATTGGTGCGATCGCTGGCGCGATTATTGCTACATTTGTCTCAGTCAAAGCCTTAACTATTGTATTGGCGATCGTTCTGATCTACTCTGCCTATCTTTCGCAACGACCCAGACATGAGCAAATAGAGGATGATATCGCAGATCCCGTCGCTAACTACCTCCAACTCAATAGCACCTACCCAACTCCTGACGGGTTAATGCCTTATCAAGTCCATGCAGTTCCCGCCGGATTTAGTGTCATGTTAATAGCTGGTGTTCTGTCTGGTTTACTCGGTATCGGTTCGGGAGGCTTCAAAGTCCTAGCAATGGATCAAGCCATGCGTCTACCTTTTAAAGTTTCTACTACTACCAGCAACTTTATGATTGGTGTAACAGCCGCCGCATCAGCTGGAGTTTATTTAGCTAGGGGTTACATCGATCCTGGTCTATCAATGCCTGTGATGTTGGGTGTCTTACCCGGTGCTTTTTTGGGTGCGAGAGTTTTGATAGGTGCTAAAACACAGATTTTGAGAATAATTTTCAGTCTGGTATTAGTGGTAATGGCTTTAAAGATGGTTTACAACAGTCTAATAGGAGGGCTGTAA
- a CDS encoding Uma2 family endonuclease, which yields MIKTPTRRITLEEFLQLPETKPASEYINGEIIQKPMPQGKHSTIQGELVTNINSVVKPGKIARAFPELRCTFGGRSIVPDVAVFAWQRIPVDEKGNIANVFNTYPDWTIEILSPDQSTTRVTRNILHCLNHGSSLGWLIDPEESSVLVYPPNQQPIYLENEQDILPVPELVKDLHLTLGQLFDWLKL from the coding sequence ATGATAAAAACACCAACTCGCCGTATAACTTTAGAGGAATTTTTACAATTACCTGAAACAAAACCAGCAAGTGAATATATCAACGGCGAAATTATTCAAAAACCTATGCCTCAAGGGAAACATAGTACAATTCAAGGTGAATTAGTAACTAATATTAATAGCGTAGTCAAGCCTGGAAAGATTGCTCGTGCTTTTCCAGAATTACGCTGCACTTTTGGAGGACGTTCTATTGTTCCAGATGTGGCTGTGTTTGCTTGGCAGAGGATTCCTGTTGATGAAAAGGGTAATATTGCCAATGTGTTTAATACATATCCAGATTGGACAATTGAAATATTATCTCCTGACCAAAGTACAACCAGAGTTACTCGTAATATTTTACATTGTTTAAATCATGGTTCTAGTTTAGGTTGGTTAATTGACCCAGAAGAATCTAGTGTTTTGGTTTATCCCCCAAATCAGCAACCAATATATTTAGAAAATGAACAGGATATATTACCTGTACCTGAATTAGTTAAGGATTTACATTTGACATTGGGACAATTATTTGATTGGTTGAAATTATAG
- a CDS encoding aspartate ammonia-lyase, protein MTNTTNFRIERDSMGDRQIASDVYYGIQTLRAIENFPISGLKPLPTYVDACLWIKKATAIVNGELGCIPQDISQAIVQATDEILAGKLRDQFVVDVYQAGAGTSHHMNVNEVLANRALEILGEEKGNYKRVSPNDHVNYGQSTNDVIPTAIRIGGLLALTNTLQPALEKAIAALESKAVEFQNIVKSGRTHLQDAVPVRLGDNFAAWAQILAEHQNRIYTASGDLMVLGLGGSAAGTGLNTHPQYRARVVEVLGELLNFPLQPAPHLMAAMQSMSPFVNVSGAIRNLAQDLAKISHDLRLMDSGPKTGLKEIQLPPVQPGSSIMPGKYNPVMAEMTSMVCFQVMGYDQAIAFAAQAGQLELNVMMPLIAYDLIHSIEILGLTIAALTERCIQGITANEERCLAYAEGSLALVTALNTHIGYLNAADVAKESLKTGKSLRQIVLEKGLMSEAELATVLNLEQMSSILPLSQLTVDS, encoded by the coding sequence ATGACTAACACTACAAATTTTCGTATTGAACGCGATTCGATGGGCGATCGCCAAATTGCCAGTGATGTTTATTACGGTATTCAAACTCTCCGTGCTATAGAAAATTTCCCCATTAGCGGACTTAAACCTTTACCTACTTACGTAGATGCTTGTTTATGGATTAAAAAAGCTACAGCAATTGTCAATGGAGAACTAGGTTGCATTCCCCAAGATATTAGTCAAGCAATTGTCCAAGCAACTGATGAAATCCTGGCAGGAAAATTAAGAGATCAGTTTGTCGTTGATGTCTATCAAGCTGGTGCAGGAACTTCTCACCACATGAACGTTAACGAAGTCTTAGCAAATCGGGCTTTGGAAATTTTAGGTGAGGAAAAGGGTAATTACAAACGAGTTAGCCCAAATGATCATGTCAACTACGGCCAGTCTACAAACGATGTAATACCTACCGCAATTCGCATTGGTGGCTTACTGGCACTTACCAACACATTACAACCAGCCTTAGAAAAAGCGATCGCAGCCTTAGAAAGCAAAGCTGTAGAATTTCAAAATATCGTCAAATCTGGCAGAACTCATTTACAAGATGCCGTTCCCGTGCGTTTGGGCGATAATTTTGCTGCTTGGGCGCAAATTTTAGCAGAACACCAAAACCGCATCTACACAGCCTCTGGAGACTTAATGGTGCTGGGTTTAGGTGGTAGTGCGGCGGGAACTGGTTTAAATACCCATCCGCAATACCGCGCCCGTGTAGTAGAAGTATTGGGAGAACTACTTAACTTCCCACTGCAACCCGCGCCCCATCTCATGGCGGCAATGCAGAGTATGTCGCCTTTTGTGAACGTTTCCGGCGCGATACGCAACTTAGCCCAAGATTTAGCGAAAATCTCTCATGATTTGCGGCTAATGGACTCCGGGCCAAAAACTGGCTTAAAAGAAATTCAACTACCACCCGTACAACCCGGTTCCTCAATTATGCCAGGTAAGTATAACCCAGTGATGGCAGAGATGACATCAATGGTATGTTTTCAGGTGATGGGGTACGATCAGGCGATCGCATTTGCTGCCCAAGCTGGACAATTAGAATTAAACGTGATGATGCCGTTAATCGCCTATGATTTGATTCACAGCATCGAAATTCTTGGGTTAACCATCGCCGCCCTTACAGAACGCTGTATTCAAGGAATTACCGCCAACGAGGAACGGTGTTTAGCCTACGCAGAAGGCAGTTTAGCCCTAGTCACCGCACTAAATACCCACATCGGTTATCTCAACGCCGCAGATGTCGCCAAAGAATCATTAAAAACCGGAAAATCTCTGCGACAAATTGTTTTAGAAAAAGGACTGATGAGCGAAGCAGAATTAGCCACAGTATTAAATTTAGAACAGATGAGTAGTATTTTACCGCTTAGTCAGTTGACAGTTGACAGTTGA
- a CDS encoding APC family permease — MKKEISSHQSLHGLKPNCLSFAEVLAQSFAVIAPTTIPASNIGLIVALAGNGTWLSCLIGLIGLLFVSININQFASRSASPGSLYTYITKGLGPTAGVVCGWSLVLAYLFTGMSVLCGFANFSGILIGHLGIHPSSITLLAIGAGISWYAAYKDIQLSAVAMLWIEGLTISLIAILCIIIWAHQGFALDMSQLTLANTNPGSIATGLVLVMFAFSGFESATSLGDEAKKPLKTIPRAVMGSVVLAGLFYVGTTYIEVLGFQNTGISITDTEQPLGFLSQRLGLGWLGELVAFGALFSFFSCVLGSINPAARIFFLMARHGLFHSKLGAAHSANKTPHVAVTLCSMIAFLVPTVMSLFNIKLFESMGYLGAIASYGFLTVYVLISVAAPVYLYKIKQLRSPDVLFSVLGVGFMIMPILGSVGIPGSTLFPIPEAPYNSFPYIFLLYIAATCGWFIIKKSRSPHLVVGMHQAIEEIHAKFSDNRKLP, encoded by the coding sequence ATGAAAAAAGAGATATCATCCCATCAGAGTCTTCATGGATTAAAGCCAAATTGTCTTTCTTTTGCTGAAGTTTTAGCTCAATCTTTTGCTGTAATTGCACCAACAACAATACCAGCATCTAATATTGGTTTAATTGTGGCACTTGCTGGAAATGGCACTTGGTTAAGTTGTTTGATTGGCTTGATAGGACTGTTATTTGTCAGCATCAATATCAACCAATTTGCTAGCCGTTCAGCATCTCCTGGGTCACTCTACACATACATCACAAAAGGCTTAGGCCCAACAGCCGGAGTAGTTTGTGGCTGGAGTTTAGTTTTGGCTTATCTATTCACGGGAATGTCAGTTCTGTGTGGTTTTGCCAATTTTAGCGGTATATTGATTGGTCATTTAGGCATTCATCCCTCCAGCATTACTTTACTAGCTATTGGTGCGGGTATCTCTTGGTATGCAGCCTATAAAGATATTCAACTTTCCGCCGTTGCTATGTTGTGGATTGAGGGATTGACAATTTCACTCATAGCTATTTTGTGCATCATTATCTGGGCGCATCAAGGTTTTGCTTTAGATATGTCTCAATTGACCTTAGCCAACACAAACCCAGGTAGTATTGCCACTGGACTAGTTTTAGTAATGTTTGCTTTCTCTGGTTTTGAAAGTGCCACCTCTTTGGGTGATGAAGCTAAAAAACCTTTAAAAACCATTCCTAGAGCCGTTATGGGTAGCGTTGTCCTAGCTGGCTTATTCTATGTGGGAACAACTTATATAGAAGTATTGGGTTTTCAAAATACTGGCATATCTATAACCGATACAGAACAACCTCTGGGCTTTCTTTCGCAGCGTTTAGGGCTTGGTTGGTTGGGTGAGTTAGTGGCTTTTGGAGCCTTATTTAGCTTCTTTAGTTGTGTTCTGGGTAGTATAAATCCGGCGGCAAGAATATTCTTTTTGATGGCGCGTCATGGTTTGTTTCACTCTAAGTTGGGTGCAGCGCACTCAGCAAATAAAACACCCCACGTTGCAGTGACGTTGTGTTCAATGATTGCTTTTTTAGTCCCTACAGTAATGTCCCTATTCAATATCAAACTCTTTGAGAGTATGGGTTATTTAGGGGCAATTGCTAGCTACGGTTTTCTGACTGTATATGTTTTGATTTCTGTTGCTGCACCTGTCTATCTATACAAAATCAAACAATTGCGATCGCCTGATGTTCTCTTTTCAGTTCTGGGTGTCGGCTTTATGATAATGCCTATTTTGGGTAGTGTCGGTATTCCTGGAAGTACGCTTTTTCCTATTCCAGAAGCTCCCTACAACAGTTTTCCCTACATTTTCTTGCTCTACATAGCTGCTACTTGTGGATGGTTCATTATCAAAAAATCACGCTCTCCCCATCTGGTAGTAGGAATGCACCAAGCAATCGAAGAAATTCACGCAAAATTTAGCGATAACCGCAAACTTCCTTAA
- the mnmA gene encoding tRNA 2-thiouridine(34) synthase MnmA produces the protein MKKVVVGLSGGVDSSTAAAILHNQGYDVIGLTLWLMKGKGQCCSEGMIDAAYICEQLGIPHEVVDMRDVFQTSIVDYLVTGYGAGITPLPCSQCNKTVKFGPMVEYAREKLGCDRIATGHYARISYDEASGRYQLLRAVDRNKDQSYFLYDLSQDLLAASLFPLGEMEKADTRRIAAEYGLKTADKPESQDLCLVESNGSMRAFLDKYISPKKGDIVDTTGKVIGQHDGVHHYTIGQRKGLGIAAAEPLYVIALDAVNNKVVVGDRTKATQPECTVSRVNWVSIAEPSTPIRAAVQIRYRSAPEPVTVIPLENSRVRLVFDEPQFSITPGQAAVWYNGDKVLGGGIIDR, from the coding sequence ATGAAAAAAGTTGTCGTCGGTCTTTCTGGTGGTGTTGACAGTTCCACAGCCGCCGCTATTCTCCATAATCAGGGCTATGATGTGATTGGTTTGACTCTTTGGCTAATGAAAGGCAAAGGTCAATGTTGTTCTGAAGGGATGATCGACGCGGCTTATATTTGTGAACAGTTGGGCATTCCCCATGAAGTTGTGGATATGCGGGATGTCTTTCAAACTAGTATTGTCGATTATTTAGTAACTGGTTATGGTGCTGGGATTACGCCGTTACCATGTTCTCAGTGCAATAAAACGGTGAAGTTCGGCCCAATGGTAGAATATGCCAGGGAAAAATTAGGGTGCGATCGCATCGCTACAGGTCATTATGCCCGTATTAGCTACGACGAAGCAAGCGGACGTTACCAACTGTTAAGGGCTGTTGACCGCAACAAAGACCAGTCTTATTTTTTATATGATTTGTCTCAAGATTTACTGGCAGCTTCCCTATTTCCTTTAGGGGAAATGGAGAAGGCTGATACTCGGCGTATAGCTGCTGAATACGGTCTGAAAACCGCCGATAAGCCAGAAAGCCAAGACCTATGCTTAGTAGAGAGCAATGGTTCCATGCGGGCTTTCCTGGACAAGTATATTAGCCCCAAAAAAGGCGATATTGTTGATACCACAGGTAAAGTTATAGGTCAGCATGATGGTGTTCATCACTACACTATTGGGCAACGCAAAGGCTTGGGTATTGCGGCGGCTGAACCATTGTATGTTATTGCCTTGGATGCAGTTAATAATAAAGTAGTTGTAGGCGATCGCACTAAAGCAACTCAGCCAGAGTGTACAGTCAGCCGCGTCAATTGGGTTTCCATTGCTGAACCATCAACCCCAATTCGCGCAGCCGTGCAAATTCGCTATCGTTCCGCTCCCGAACCAGTGACTGTAATTCCTTTAGAAAACTCCCGCGTCCGTTTGGTATTTGATGAACCCCAGTTCAGTATTACCCCCGGACAAGCGGCGGTATGGTATAACGGCGATAAGGTTTTAGGTGGCGGAATTATTGACAGATAA
- a CDS encoding DUF362 domain-containing protein — protein sequence MQNQKPSVSLIRATSYEREALRESLVTLLEPFGGMAAFVKPGQRVLLKPNLLTGSRPTKECTTRAELVYAVAQMVLEAGGQPFLGDSPAFGSAKGVAIANGYQPLIQELNLPIIDFHGKRYQTVSENFNHLLLSKEAIEADVVINLPKVKSHMQLTLTLGVKNLFGCVPGKMKAWWHMEAGKDANRFGEMLVETARAINPDLTILDGIIGHEGNGPSGGEPRPLGVLAAASDVFALDRAMVEVLNVPPHQVPTVAASQRLGVCPELADIEFPNLHPDLLRIDDWRLPDKLMPIDFAMPRVIKSTFKHFYIRFIKEPMSAYGRQ from the coding sequence ATGCAGAATCAAAAACCATCTGTCAGCCTCATCCGGGCTACCTCTTATGAACGGGAGGCTTTGCGGGAATCTCTAGTTACCTTGCTAGAACCTTTTGGGGGGATGGCTGCTTTTGTCAAACCAGGACAACGTGTTTTACTTAAGCCTAATTTACTCACAGGATCACGCCCAACCAAGGAATGTACCACTCGTGCCGAACTAGTGTATGCGGTTGCCCAGATGGTACTAGAGGCTGGTGGACAGCCTTTCTTGGGGGATAGTCCAGCTTTTGGTAGTGCCAAGGGTGTTGCCATTGCTAATGGTTATCAACCACTTATCCAAGAACTGAATTTACCAATCATCGATTTTCACGGCAAGCGTTATCAAACTGTGAGTGAAAACTTTAATCACCTACTGCTGAGTAAGGAGGCCATTGAAGCGGATGTGGTAATTAATTTACCCAAAGTTAAATCCCATATGCAGTTAACCTTAACCCTTGGGGTGAAAAATCTTTTTGGTTGCGTTCCTGGCAAGATGAAAGCATGGTGGCACATGGAAGCAGGCAAAGATGCTAACCGTTTTGGGGAAATGTTGGTGGAAACTGCTAGAGCAATTAACCCAGACTTAACTATTTTAGATGGGATCATCGGTCACGAGGGTAATGGCCCCAGTGGTGGCGAACCTCGTCCCTTGGGTGTATTGGCGGCTGCATCAGATGTATTCGCCCTAGATAGGGCAATGGTAGAGGTTCTCAACGTCCCACCCCATCAAGTACCTACCGTTGCCGCATCTCAAAGATTAGGTGTTTGTCCAGAACTTGCAGATATCGAGTTTCCTAACTTACATCCTGATTTATTAAGAATTGATGATTGGCGGCTTCCAGACAAGTTGATGCCTATCGATTTTGCTATGCCCCGTGTAATTAAATCCACGTTTAAACATTTTTATATCCGCTTTATCAAAGAGCCAATGAGTGCTTATGGTAGACAGTAA
- a CDS encoding cadmium resistance transporter → MSGLVSAISTGVFAFSATNIDDLFILTLFFSQVNTQFRRWHIIAGQYLGFTALVLASIPGFFGGLILPRPWIGLFGLLPIAIGIKCLLDRDTDKSSTDDIPTPQNQFLNLQIYSVAAITFANGTDNISIYVPLFASSSWESLVVILGVFFTFVGLLCFLAYQITNRSAIADLLTRYGNQFMPFVLMGLGVFIVLDSGSLTLFNLLNEEISPLF, encoded by the coding sequence ATGAGTGGATTAGTCTCTGCAATCAGTACTGGTGTATTCGCCTTCAGTGCCACTAATATAGATGATTTATTCATCCTGACCTTATTTTTCTCCCAGGTAAATACTCAGTTTCGTCGTTGGCATATTATAGCTGGTCAGTATTTAGGGTTTACCGCATTGGTGCTGGCGAGTATTCCTGGTTTTTTTGGCGGTTTAATTTTACCCCGACCGTGGATAGGACTATTTGGTTTATTACCAATAGCTATCGGCATCAAGTGTTTGTTGGATAGAGATACAGACAAATCATCAACAGATGACATTCCTACACCACAAAATCAATTTCTCAATTTGCAAATCTATAGCGTAGCAGCAATCACTTTTGCCAACGGTACTGACAATATTAGTATTTATGTACCCTTGTTTGCTAGTAGTAGTTGGGAGAGTTTAGTAGTTATTTTAGGGGTCTTTTTTACCTTTGTTGGTTTGTTGTGCTTTTTAGCTTACCAAATAACTAATCGAAGTGCGATCGCTGACCTCTTAACTCGTTACGGCAATCAGTTCATGCCATTTGTGTTGATGGGATTAGGTGTATTTATAGTTTTAGATAGTGGTAGTTTGACTTTGTTCAATTTATTAAATGAAGAAATATCGCCTTTATTTTAA